In one window of Paenarthrobacter nicotinovorans DNA:
- a CDS encoding dienelactone hydrolase family protein, whose translation MTRTDVAGPSTRPTALGGYEDWPVYLASHRHEADSPERRDLADILGVPAIASGLSYTTHRETKHDGVITSSLSWQLGFGPRTAAWFVRPAQVTGPLPAVLALHCHGGIKFYGAERLVALQNQPGQPAGHDAGIPPLEIRASLYGGRALATWLAQQGFAVLAHDAFMWGSRRFVLDPLPRRAATAVDGQQALWREAGVEPSAQQRYDAAAAVHEETVAKAAALMGTTIAGTVAHDDLAALGILATLPGVDRDRIACLGFSGGGGRALMLAALSPVIRSYVVTCMMTTFASLLPAYLDAHSWLLHSPGLAKLGDWPDLATRSPARVLVQYAMADALFPEQGMRDAHARLSRQLPRGLYTGSFWQEPHVFTPAMQEEAAAFLATSLQPRHRINSPLPDRTRTDS comes from the coding sequence ATGACCCGAACTGACGTGGCAGGGCCATCCACCCGCCCCACCGCGCTGGGTGGTTACGAAGACTGGCCCGTCTACCTGGCATCCCATCGCCATGAGGCGGACTCCCCGGAGCGCAGGGACCTGGCCGATATCTTGGGCGTGCCCGCAATAGCTTCGGGCCTTTCGTACACGACTCACCGGGAGACGAAGCACGACGGCGTCATCACCTCTTCGCTGTCCTGGCAGTTGGGCTTCGGGCCCCGGACAGCCGCTTGGTTTGTACGCCCTGCACAAGTTACCGGCCCGCTTCCGGCCGTGCTCGCCCTGCACTGCCATGGCGGGATCAAGTTCTACGGCGCCGAGCGATTGGTGGCCCTCCAAAATCAGCCCGGCCAGCCCGCCGGTCACGACGCCGGGATCCCGCCTCTGGAAATCCGGGCCAGTCTTTACGGCGGGCGGGCACTCGCTACGTGGCTGGCACAGCAGGGTTTCGCTGTCCTGGCCCACGACGCTTTCATGTGGGGCAGCCGCCGGTTCGTCCTGGATCCCCTGCCGCGGCGGGCGGCTACCGCAGTTGACGGCCAGCAGGCACTCTGGCGGGAGGCCGGCGTCGAACCTTCCGCGCAGCAACGCTACGACGCTGCGGCGGCGGTCCATGAGGAAACCGTGGCGAAAGCGGCGGCACTCATGGGAACCACCATTGCCGGGACCGTTGCCCACGACGATCTGGCGGCGTTGGGAATCCTCGCCACGCTGCCCGGGGTGGACCGGGACCGGATAGCCTGCCTCGGGTTTTCAGGCGGGGGCGGCCGGGCCTTGATGCTTGCTGCCCTGAGCCCTGTGATCCGCAGCTATGTGGTGACGTGCATGATGACCACCTTCGCCTCGCTGCTGCCAGCGTACCTGGATGCGCACTCGTGGTTGCTGCACTCCCCCGGCCTCGCCAAGCTCGGGGACTGGCCGGACCTGGCCACGCGGTCCCCGGCCCGTGTGCTGGTCCAGTACGCAATGGCTGACGCCCTCTTCCCCGAGCAGGGAATGCGCGACGCCCACGCCCGCCTGTCCCGGCAACTGCCGCGCGGGCTGTACACCGGCAGCTTCTGGCAGGAACCACACGTTTTCACCCCGGCCATGCAGGAGGAGGCGGCGGCGTTCCTCGCCACCTCCCTGCAGCCCCGGCACCGCATCAATTCACCCTTACCGGACCGCACTAGGACAGACTCATGA